In the genome of Candidatus Binatia bacterium, one region contains:
- a CDS encoding DUF2845 domain-containing protein, which yields MKALVLSGMLALFALLGATDSHAVGMYCDDALVMEGTSKLEVMSKCGEPDSKEVASVNTFGTAVRGAFPPTTSAVEVWQYNCGTGKMNRTLYFDADKLARIEYGKSYGSGPEKCA from the coding sequence ATGAAAGCGCTTGTCTTATCGGGAATGCTCGCGCTATTCGCGCTTCTTGGCGCGACCGATAGCCACGCCGTTGGAATGTACTGCGACGACGCTTTGGTGATGGAGGGAACGTCCAAGCTGGAGGTTATGTCGAAATGCGGCGAGCCGGATTCCAAGGAAGTCGCCTCGGTAAATACGTTTGGCACCGCCGTCAGAGGGGCGTTCCCCCCGACAACGTCGGCTGTGGAGGTTTGGCAGTATAACTGCGGCACGGGAAAAATGAATAGAACCTTGTACTTCGATGCCGACAAGCTTGCCAGGATTGAGTACGGCAAGAGCTACGGCAGCGGCCCGGAAAAATGTGCCTGA
- a CDS encoding ABC transporter substrate-binding protein, whose amino-acid sequence MRSFLGAALMVLALAGPDPARAAEGTQKIRIAFPSPAFSYLPFYVAQEKGLLKKIGLEAEYIQMRTTIQPQATLNGEIDFFPSVSTGISAAVSGLPLVVVLNLYDGSPWILVAAKEVNKAQDFVGKKIAISGIRTSPHYFAVAGFKKLGLDEKDVGFISTGGTASSFAALASGQVAGAVLTPPFDDKAVSLGYKKFLFLGDLVDIPYVGLVAAQPELKSRSERVRKTIAALLEAVAWLRANREATVKMIAEKFIVNQQEAERTYRTLIGLFSKDNRLSPKVARGYLEILRRDRPVPPDLDPQKFLDFSLLPPGK is encoded by the coding sequence ATGAGGAGTTTTCTCGGAGCGGCCTTGATGGTCCTCGCGCTCGCCGGTCCCGACCCCGCGCGCGCGGCCGAGGGCACGCAGAAAATTCGCATCGCGTTTCCGTCGCCGGCTTTTTCCTACCTTCCCTTCTACGTCGCTCAGGAAAAAGGTCTGCTCAAAAAAATCGGCCTCGAGGCAGAATACATTCAGATGCGCACGACCATCCAGCCGCAAGCGACCCTCAACGGCGAAATCGACTTCTTTCCCTCCGTCTCGACCGGCATCTCGGCGGCGGTCTCCGGCCTGCCGCTCGTGGTGGTGCTCAACTTGTACGACGGCAGCCCGTGGATCCTGGTCGCCGCCAAGGAGGTGAACAAGGCGCAGGACTTCGTCGGGAAGAAAATCGCCATCTCCGGAATCCGGACCTCGCCGCATTATTTCGCCGTGGCGGGTTTCAAAAAGTTGGGGCTCGACGAGAAGGACGTCGGCTTCATTTCCACCGGCGGCACGGCTTCGAGCTTTGCCGCCCTCGCCAGCGGCCAGGTGGCCGGCGCCGTGCTCACGCCGCCCTTCGACGACAAGGCGGTGTCCCTGGGATATAAAAAATTTCTCTTTCTCGGCGACCTCGTCGACATTCCCTACGTCGGGCTCGTCGCCGCGCAGCCGGAATTGAAGAGCCGGAGCGAGCGGGTAAGAAAAACCATCGCAGCGCTCCTCGAAGCGGTCGCGTGGCTGCGCGCGAATCGCGAGGCAACGGTCAAGATGATCGCGGAAAAATTCATCGTCAATCAGCAAGAGGCGGAGCGCACCTATCGAACGCTCATCGGCCTCTTCTCGAAGGACAACCGGCTCTCCCCCAAGGTCGCGCGCGGATATCTGGAGATCCTCCGCCGGGACCGTCCCGTCCCGCCGGACCTCGACCCGCAGAAGTTCTTGGATTTTTCTCTGCTTCCCCCAGGAAAGTAA
- a CDS encoding DUF5658 family protein, whose amino-acid sequence MNLSMNPAVWPHFIFNLLLQLLDGVLTYQVVSIGVPEANPLVRQAIIVWGAALGLLYWKLLACVLLALIFALTYRRQALTIKAFTVTGAVYGSVSFVGLCAFLVEFIR is encoded by the coding sequence ATGAATCTTTCCATGAATCCCGCGGTCTGGCCGCATTTTATCTTCAACTTACTGCTCCAGCTATTGGATGGAGTATTAACGTACCAAGTGGTGTCGATTGGCGTTCCCGAGGCAAATCCGCTCGTGCGGCAGGCGATTATCGTATGGGGCGCGGCCTTGGGCCTGCTTTACTGGAAGCTTCTCGCCTGCGTTTTGCTCGCGTTGATATTTGCGCTCACGTACAGACGACAAGCCCTGACGATCAAGGCTTTCACGGTAACCGGCGCCGTTTACGGTTCCGTCTCTTTTGTCGGCCTCTGCGCCTTCTTGGTGGAATTCATCAGATAG
- a CDS encoding extracellular solute-binding protein, which yields MTPLLFVLIFFASLASSWAASLEDLAKAEREVVFYSSFNNERLVALREAFQKKYPSIKVDFYRAGSERVMQRILTEAQAGRHTVDLFTSAGFQVQVLKEKGLTAKFIPDDASFYAEGFRDPEGHWTAVHSLPNSMGYNSKHIPAADAPKNYDDLLQPRWKGRIGLNIRDAEWFANMMRVMGRDKGLAFMRRLAAQRPGPQEGHNLLAQLLAAGEFHVVVNSFAHILAREKARGAPVQWVLVEPVITYIDPLALALNAPHPNAGKLFINFILSKEGQTILAAQGTIPSRSDVQPQVLRVPKGTRLAPSDLSLAREYESAAEEFRKIFLGQ from the coding sequence ATGACACCGCTTCTTTTCGTCCTGATCTTTTTCGCCTCGCTCGCTTCCTCCTGGGCCGCCTCATTAGAAGACCTTGCGAAAGCGGAACGCGAGGTCGTGTTTTACAGCTCATTCAACAACGAGCGTCTGGTTGCCCTGCGCGAGGCCTTCCAGAAGAAATACCCATCCATCAAGGTCGATTTTTATCGGGCAGGGAGCGAGCGGGTCATGCAACGGATCCTCACCGAGGCACAGGCGGGCCGGCACACGGTAGATCTATTTACTTCGGCGGGCTTTCAAGTGCAGGTGTTGAAGGAAAAGGGCCTAACCGCGAAGTTCATTCCCGACGATGCTTCCTTTTATGCCGAGGGGTTTCGCGACCCGGAGGGCCATTGGACCGCCGTCCATTCTCTGCCGAACAGCATGGGATACAACTCGAAGCATATTCCGGCCGCCGACGCGCCAAAAAATTACGACGATCTGCTTCAGCCGCGCTGGAAGGGAAGGATCGGGCTGAACATACGGGACGCCGAATGGTTCGCCAACATGATGAGAGTGATGGGCAGGGACAAAGGGCTCGCTTTCATGCGCCGGCTTGCCGCCCAGCGGCCCGGTCCACAGGAAGGACACAATCTCCTTGCCCAACTCCTCGCGGCTGGCGAGTTCCATGTGGTCGTGAACAGCTTCGCTCACATCCTGGCGCGGGAAAAAGCCAGAGGCGCGCCCGTCCAGTGGGTTCTGGTGGAGCCGGTGATCACGTATATCGACCCGCTCGCACTCGCGCTCAACGCCCCTCATCCGAACGCGGGAAAGCTCTTTATCAATTTTATTCTTTCGAAAGAGGGGCAGACGATTCTCGCCGCGCAGGGGACCATTCCCAGCCGGTCGGACGTCCAACCGCAAGTGCTTCGCGTCCCAAAAGGAACGCGTCTCGCTCCCAGCGATCTTTCTCTCGCGCGCGAATACGAATCCGCCGCCGAAGAATTCCGCAAAATCTTTCTCGGTCAGTAA
- a CDS encoding polysaccharide deacetylase family protein, giving the protein MKTDRYDYSPIIRHRPLRWPNDARIALMVAPNIESFHIDKTLPGAPSTYLPDVTNYALRDYGSRIGVFRMMEVLDKHAIRATVLLNSDVCAHHPAIIEEGNKRNWEWLGHGVTNNIRMTQYPPEEERAVIRQIKETIAAATGKAPRGWLGPGGGDESFNTLDHLAAEGFDYVCDWGVDDQPVALRVKSGRMIGIPYQQGLNDIRTMFHEGTAPKDWLGMVCDQFDTLYAEGAAQPRVMTLPLHPFVIGLPFRIKYLDEALKYICAREGVWKATGAEIADHFYAHYYPKP; this is encoded by the coding sequence ATGAAGACCGACCGCTACGACTATTCGCCCATCATTCGGCACCGGCCGCTCAGGTGGCCGAACGACGCGCGCATCGCTTTGATGGTTGCGCCTAACATCGAATCGTTTCACATCGACAAAACATTGCCCGGCGCGCCGAGCACTTACCTGCCGGACGTGACGAACTACGCTCTCAGGGACTACGGATCGCGCATCGGCGTGTTCCGCATGATGGAGGTGCTGGATAAACATGCTATACGGGCCACGGTCCTGCTCAACTCCGACGTCTGCGCCCACCATCCTGCCATCATCGAAGAAGGCAACAAGCGCAACTGGGAATGGCTCGGCCACGGCGTGACCAACAACATCCGGATGACGCAATATCCGCCGGAAGAAGAGCGCGCCGTCATTCGCCAGATAAAAGAAACTATCGCGGCGGCGACGGGAAAGGCGCCGCGCGGCTGGCTCGGTCCCGGCGGCGGCGACGAGAGCTTCAACACCTTGGATCATCTCGCCGCGGAAGGTTTCGACTACGTCTGCGACTGGGGCGTGGACGATCAACCCGTGGCGCTGCGCGTCAAGTCCGGGCGCATGATCGGAATTCCTTACCAGCAGGGGCTCAACGATATCCGGACGATGTTCCACGAAGGCACGGCGCCGAAGGACTGGCTCGGGATGGTCTGCGATCAGTTCGACACTCTGTACGCCGAGGGCGCGGCGCAGCCGCGCGTGATGACGCTGCCGCTGCATCCGTTCGTCATCGGCCTGCCGTTTCGCATCAAGTACCTCGACGAGGCGCTCAAATATATTTGCGCGCGCGAAGGAGTCTGGAAGGCGACCGGAGCCGAGATCGCGGATCATTTTTACGCCCATTACTATCCAAAGCCGTGA
- a CDS encoding tripartite tricarboxylate transporter substrate-binding protein: MYAGKTIKILVGFERGVAYDLYARLVAGHVGRHIPGGPRLVVENSPEPGSRTAERLYRDLAPDGTELAVLVPSLYLQQLTGEARGRFDVARLAWIGSPTKSHYLLYMRADAPYKTMADIRSASAPAVCGSGAEASTGLYLPRLLEQTLGARFKIVTGFKRGPDVDLAVERGELQCRALTIDGFFSHEPYPTWLKTGFVRVLVQTGARRDARLPDVPTLGELMDEFKTPNDGRRLAKVVLASSEFGRPLAGPPGMPPEAAQILRGAYRAAMKDPALVAAAKERGLELNPAEGEELEALAREVVSQPRDTVEQVKKLFESL; this comes from the coding sequence GTGTACGCTGGAAAGACGATCAAGATCCTCGTCGGCTTCGAGCGCGGGGTTGCCTACGACCTCTACGCGCGCCTGGTGGCGGGCCACGTCGGGCGCCACATTCCCGGCGGCCCGCGCCTCGTCGTCGAAAATAGTCCGGAACCGGGAAGCCGCACGGCCGAGCGACTGTACCGCGATCTCGCGCCCGACGGAACAGAGCTCGCAGTTCTCGTGCCGTCGCTCTACCTCCAGCAGTTGACGGGCGAGGCCCGCGGCAGGTTCGACGTGGCTCGGCTCGCCTGGATCGGGAGCCCGACGAAATCGCATTACCTTCTCTATATGCGCGCGGATGCGCCGTACAAAACCATGGCGGACATCCGGAGCGCCTCCGCGCCGGCGGTCTGTGGCTCGGGGGCGGAAGCGTCGACGGGTTTATATCTGCCGCGCCTGTTGGAACAGACGCTCGGCGCCAGATTCAAGATCGTGACGGGCTTCAAGCGCGGTCCGGACGTCGATCTGGCGGTCGAGCGCGGCGAGCTTCAGTGCCGCGCTCTTACGATCGACGGCTTTTTCTCCCACGAGCCTTATCCTACCTGGCTCAAAACGGGATTCGTGCGCGTGCTCGTGCAGACGGGCGCCCGGCGCGATGCGCGATTGCCGGACGTTCCCACGCTGGGCGAGCTGATGGACGAATTCAAGACGCCGAATGACGGCCGCCGCCTGGCCAAGGTTGTCCTTGCATCGAGTGAATTCGGCCGCCCGCTCGCCGGCCCGCCCGGCATGCCGCCGGAGGCCGCGCAAATTCTCCGCGGCGCGTACCGCGCGGCGATGAAAGATCCCGCGCTTGTCGCCGCGGCGAAGGAGCGCGGGCTGGAGCTGAATCCGGCCGAGGGCGAGGAGCTCGAGGCTCTCGCCCGCGAGGTCGTCTCCCAGCCGCGCGACACTGTCGAGCAGGTGAAAAAGCTCTTCGAAAGCCTTTGA
- a CDS encoding ABC transporter substrate-binding protein → MKATLLVLACLLAAAGAPGRAAPADAADRVIIGNVSRTVEQLPNYAANDKGFFAQEGIQGDVVLIGSTDTLIQALIAGQVNVAIVDPSPAINAVERGASLKIIGGTVPIAAYTLVGCGKYKTIKELKGTTIGVVSLVSGSTIFLREMLKKEGLELNRDYAIIQGGPTTQRLASLKGCVTSATMVLGGNLPRARELGYTEIARLHDYIPNLQFHSFIVDSRWAEANSALTVRYLKAMVRAMQWAHAHKEEAAELVARRTGIPLKYTRVNVDEYLTQGIISRDGSVNREGFQRLIDLMGERLFKQPPYPPPEKYLDMSYLRRAHQELNVTGR, encoded by the coding sequence ATGAAGGCGACGCTATTGGTACTGGCGTGCTTGCTTGCCGCCGCGGGCGCGCCCGGCCGGGCGGCGCCGGCCGACGCGGCCGACCGGGTGATCATCGGGAACGTGTCGCGCACCGTCGAGCAGTTGCCGAACTACGCCGCCAACGACAAGGGCTTCTTCGCTCAAGAAGGAATTCAGGGCGACGTCGTCTTGATCGGATCGACCGATACGTTGATCCAGGCCCTGATCGCCGGTCAGGTCAACGTCGCCATCGTCGATCCGTCGCCCGCCATCAACGCGGTGGAGCGCGGAGCGTCGCTCAAGATCATCGGCGGCACGGTCCCCATCGCCGCTTATACGCTGGTCGGATGCGGCAAGTACAAGACCATCAAAGAGCTCAAAGGAACAACCATCGGCGTCGTGAGCCTGGTCTCAGGCAGCACGATCTTTCTTCGCGAGATGCTCAAGAAGGAAGGTCTCGAGCTCAACCGGGACTATGCGATCATTCAGGGCGGCCCGACCACGCAGCGGCTGGCGAGCCTCAAGGGTTGCGTCACTTCGGCGACGATGGTCCTTGGCGGCAACCTGCCGCGCGCGCGGGAGCTCGGCTATACGGAGATCGCCCGCCTGCACGATTACATTCCCAACCTGCAGTTCCACAGCTTCATCGTCGACAGCCGCTGGGCGGAGGCGAACAGCGCGCTCACCGTGCGTTATCTGAAAGCGATGGTCCGCGCGATGCAGTGGGCGCACGCGCACAAGGAAGAGGCCGCGGAGCTGGTCGCCCGGCGGACGGGAATCCCGCTCAAGTACACGCGCGTCAACGTCGACGAATATCTCACGCAGGGAATCATCAGCCGCGACGGCTCCGTCAACCGCGAAGGATTTCAGAGGCTGATCGATCTCATGGGCGAGAGGCTCTTCAAACAGCCGCCCTATCCGCCGCCGGAGAAATATCTCGATATGAGCTATCTACGGCGCGCTCATCAGGAGCTCAACGTCACAGGCCGCTGA
- a CDS encoding RidA family protein has product MKKILNPKKVHCRPNYNQGILVTPGKLLFIAGQTAVDADGNIVGKGDIEAQAKQVYENMKAVLEEAGGSFDDIVKTTIYITDIKQREGLHKVRKKYFTGDQATSTLLIIKGLAREEFLMEVEAIAVIP; this is encoded by the coding sequence ATGAAGAAAATCCTGAACCCTAAAAAGGTGCACTGCAGACCCAATTACAATCAAGGCATTCTGGTCACGCCCGGGAAGCTGCTCTTCATCGCGGGACAAACCGCGGTCGATGCGGATGGAAACATCGTCGGCAAGGGCGACATCGAGGCCCAGGCCAAACAAGTCTACGAAAACATGAAAGCGGTGTTGGAGGAAGCGGGAGGCTCGTTCGACGATATCGTCAAAACGACGATTTACATAACCGACATCAAACAGCGCGAAGGTCTCCATAAGGTGCGGAAAAAATATTTCACCGGCGACCAGGCGACGAGCACTCTCCTGATCATCAAGGGTTTGGCGCGGGAAGAGTTTCTCATGGAAGTCGAAGCGATCGCCGTCATCCCTTAG
- a CDS encoding antibiotic biosynthesis monooxygenase family protein produces MAIRLIVMVKAAAGKGAELAEAYKARCAEVTKESGCEQFEVFQSVVNPDKFALLERWTDQGALDAHAKVQNTRTPLRPDLRAGGTEREDYTYNRTR; encoded by the coding sequence ATGGCGATCAGACTCATCGTGATGGTCAAGGCGGCGGCGGGAAAAGGGGCCGAGCTCGCCGAGGCATATAAAGCCCGCTGCGCCGAGGTGACGAAAGAGTCCGGCTGCGAGCAGTTCGAGGTGTTTCAGAGCGTGGTGAATCCGGACAAGTTCGCGCTTTTGGAGCGCTGGACGGATCAGGGGGCGTTAGACGCGCACGCCAAAGTTCAAAACACCCGTACTCCGCTGCGGCCGGACCTCCGCGCCGGCGGAACCGAGCGCGAAGACTACACGTACAACCGGACGCGGTAA
- a CDS encoding Rieske 2Fe-2S domain-containing protein: MLSQEENELLARVGPGTPAGRLLRRYWHVVAAASDLTDEKPKKRVRVLGEDLVLFRDRSGEYGLVAEHCSHRGASLYYGFVEEDGIRCAYHGWKYDPYGHCLEQPFESAGLGYKEKISHPAYPVEKLAGLLFAYMGPPAKKPVLPKWDILVREDGVKKIEVCQVLRCNWLQAMENSVDPVHTYYLHSHTLKLKGNPDHVPFHYQRLSKIDFELVVNPSWAGIQKQRFFAGDEAKVEAPHPMIFPNILFVPVRSGYAMHFRTPIDDRNTQIFQFRFRPTNDGSTVAQPENPPAEFVGTRNEAGEFHMEDFTSQDHMAWETQGPMADRAKEHLGESDRGIILLRKFSRDQIRAVENGEDPAGVNTDPKKDEVIRLIPEGYTAYEAAIEA, from the coding sequence ATGCTAAGTCAAGAAGAAAACGAGTTGCTCGCGCGCGTCGGTCCGGGGACTCCGGCAGGCCGACTCCTCAGGCGCTACTGGCACGTCGTCGCCGCGGCGTCGGATCTCACGGACGAAAAGCCAAAAAAGAGAGTGAGAGTCTTGGGCGAAGATTTAGTCTTGTTCCGCGATCGCAGCGGAGAGTACGGCCTGGTCGCCGAACACTGCTCGCACCGCGGCGCGTCTCTCTATTACGGATTCGTCGAAGAGGACGGCATCCGGTGCGCCTATCATGGATGGAAGTACGATCCTTACGGCCATTGTCTGGAGCAGCCCTTCGAGAGCGCGGGGCTTGGGTATAAGGAAAAAATCTCGCACCCGGCTTATCCCGTCGAAAAATTGGCCGGGCTCTTGTTTGCTTACATGGGCCCGCCGGCGAAAAAACCCGTCCTGCCCAAGTGGGATATTCTCGTACGCGAAGACGGCGTGAAGAAGATCGAGGTCTGCCAGGTGCTGCGCTGCAACTGGCTGCAGGCGATGGAAAATTCAGTGGACCCGGTTCACACGTACTATCTCCATTCACACACGCTCAAGCTCAAGGGCAACCCCGACCACGTGCCGTTCCACTATCAGCGTTTGAGCAAGATCGACTTCGAGCTGGTCGTCAATCCCTCATGGGCCGGAATCCAGAAGCAGAGATTTTTCGCCGGCGACGAGGCCAAAGTCGAAGCGCCGCATCCGATGATCTTCCCCAACATTCTCTTCGTTCCCGTGCGCAGCGGTTACGCCATGCATTTCCGCACGCCGATCGACGACCGTAACACGCAGATCTTCCAGTTCAGGTTCCGTCCGACGAATGACGGCTCCACCGTGGCGCAACCGGAGAATCCGCCGGCGGAGTTCGTCGGCACCCGGAACGAGGCCGGCGAGTTTCACATGGAGGATTTTACCAGCCAGGATCACATGGCGTGGGAGACGCAGGGACCCATGGCCGATCGCGCCAAGGAGCACCTGGGCGAATCGGACCGCGGCATTATCCTGTTGCGAAAATTTTCGCGCGATCAGATCCGCGCGGTCGAAAATGGAGAGGATCCCGCCGGCGTTAACACGGACCCGAAGAAGGACGAAGTCATCCGCCTCATCCCGGAAGGGTACACGGCGTACGAAGCGGCCATCGAAGCCTAG
- a CDS encoding 5-methyltetrahydropteroyltriglutamate--homocysteine S-methyltransferase has translation MAEETKPPFRANHVGSLLRPPELLQARERHQRGELGAAELREVEDRSIRGVVKMQEEVGMQGVTDGEFRRNLWHADFLSRFEGIKVVEGLLPDSARHFQNPDADVQRSPTQFVVTGKLGHPRGIETENFKFLASATKSTPKQCIPSPSLVHFRTGRAGVDKAAYPDMEEFFADLARVYREEIAGLAAAGCAYLEIDDVNFAYLCDPKMRDGARKIGENPDKLPLLYADLINESIKDRPASMTVCTHLCRGNFRSSWVAEGGYDPVAEVLFNALKVDGYFLEFDTPRAGNFAPLRYLPKGKKLILGLVTTKSGALENPGDLKRRIDEASRFVSLDQLGISPQCGFSSTVLGNKLTIDEQIAKLKLVVQVAREVWG, from the coding sequence ATGGCCGAAGAGACAAAACCGCCGTTCCGCGCCAATCATGTCGGCAGTCTGCTGCGCCCGCCGGAGCTTTTGCAGGCGCGGGAGAGGCATCAAAGGGGCGAGCTCGGAGCCGCTGAACTGCGCGAGGTCGAAGACCGCTCTATCCGCGGCGTCGTCAAGATGCAGGAGGAAGTCGGCATGCAGGGAGTCACCGACGGCGAATTTCGCCGTAACCTCTGGCACGCCGACTTTTTAAGCCGATTCGAGGGAATCAAAGTCGTCGAGGGCTTGCTGCCGGACTCGGCGCGCCATTTTCAAAACCCGGACGCCGACGTGCAACGGTCGCCGACTCAGTTCGTCGTGACGGGAAAGCTCGGCCATCCGCGCGGCATCGAGACCGAGAATTTCAAATTTCTAGCCTCGGCCACGAAGAGTACTCCCAAGCAGTGCATCCCGTCGCCGTCGCTGGTCCATTTCCGCACCGGGCGCGCGGGCGTCGATAAGGCCGCCTATCCCGATATGGAGGAATTCTTCGCCGACCTGGCGCGGGTGTACCGCGAAGAGATCGCCGGGCTGGCGGCCGCCGGCTGCGCCTATCTCGAGATCGACGACGTAAACTTCGCCTATCTCTGCGACCCCAAGATGCGCGACGGCGCGCGGAAAATCGGCGAGAATCCGGACAAGCTGCCGCTGCTCTACGCCGATCTCATCAACGAGTCGATCAAGGACCGGCCGGCGAGCATGACGGTTTGCACCCATCTTTGCCGCGGCAATTTCCGCAGCTCCTGGGTCGCCGAAGGCGGCTACGATCCGGTCGCCGAAGTGCTTTTCAACGCGCTCAAAGTGGACGGCTATTTTCTGGAATTCGACACGCCGCGCGCGGGAAACTTCGCGCCGCTTCGCTATCTGCCCAAGGGGAAAAAACTGATTCTCGGGCTCGTGACCACGAAGAGCGGCGCGCTCGAAAATCCCGGCGATCTCAAACGGCGGATCGATGAGGCGAGTCGATTCGTGTCCCTCGACCAGCTCGGTATCAGCCCCCAGTGCGGCTTTTCCAGCACCGTGCTCGGCAACAAGCTGACCATCGACGAGCAGATCGCCAAGCTCAAGCTCGTCGTGCAAGTGGCCCGAGAGGTGTGGGGATGA